CTTCGCCGGACACTGGCAGGGTGTCGATGCCCAACAGCGAGGCGAACAGCGGGTCGTAGGAGTCGTTGACGGTCACCGTGATGGTCTTGCCATCGCCGGAGACCACTACGTCACCGTCCAGGCCCTCGGCGTCGAGGTAGTCCTGGGCCGCGCCGGCGGCGGCGTCGGGATCGACGACGATCGCCTCGCCGGTGATGGCCTGACCGGGATCGATCTGCTGGCCGGCCGCGCGGGCGGCCTCCTGAGCGGCGTAGGTGGCGCGGGAGTTGCCGTTGAGGACGCCGGTGCCGTCCACGACCAGGCCGAGCATCACGAAGATGGCGATCGCCATGATCGGCATGAACAGTTCCACGCCGCCGGTATCGCGGCGCTCGCGCAGCGTACTGACGGCACGACGGACATGGGCACGCAGTCGGGGGAGGGGCTTGGTCACCGGGCCCTCCACTGATCAACAACGCTGGTCATGGTGCTCTTCAGCGTCTTGGTGCCGGGCAGTGCGGGCAGCGCCACGTCATCTAGCGGCACGGTGCACGACACGGTGGCGGTGACCGTGGCGGCCTGCCCGACGGGCGCGTCGATCCCGTCGGACTCCACGGCGACCGCGATGTCGGAGCAGGTCAGCCCGGAGCGGCGCAGCGACTCGGCGGCGGCTTGGCGGGCCTCGCCCTGCGCGGTGTCGGGGCTGTCGGCCAGCGAGGCGGTGCGTGCAGCATCCCGCGCGGCTGCGTCCGCGGCACCCTGCGCGATCTGGATCCGGCCCGCAGCGATCACCAGGGCGAGCAGGGCGATGAACACCGGAGTGAAGATTGCCGCACCCAGCGCGGCACTGCCCCGGTCCGCGGCCGCACCCGAGAAGGCAGCACGCCAGCCCAGGACCGTGCGGGCCACAAGATGTTCTGTCCGCCGGCAGCGGCCGAGCGGCAGGGCGCGGGAGGCGTGAACCCACGCGTGTTTCACCGGAATTCCTCCACGGGGGCTTGGGCACGCTGGCGCACGGTGAACTCCAGGCCGGGCACCAGGGAGGAGACGGTGCCGGTGACGGTCACCGCGATCTGGTTGCCGCCGGAGTCGACCGCCACCTTGGAGCCCTCGACCGAGTTGCCGGTGCGGGCCAGGAAGTCGCGGGCGGCGGCGGCCCCGTCGTCCGGGCTCGCGTCGTAGGAGCGGCCTGCGTCCACGCCGACCTGAGCTGCGCGCGCTGCCACCGAGCGGGCATGGAAGTACAGGGCGCCCTCGATGACGGTGAACACGAGGATCAGCACGACGGGGAAGATCACCGCGAACTCGACGACGCTGTCGCCGTGGTCGTTGAGACGCTCCCGAAGCCGGGACCATCTCGACTCCGGGACCGGGTGTCGCTTGCCGGCGGCTCTGGTCACAGGCCTGCGATCTCCAAGGCCTTGGCGCGGGCGGTGCTGTCGATGGCGAGGTAGAGGATCGTGGCGATGCCGCCGCCGGCCGCGGTGATGTAGGCCCACTCGGTGACCGAGTAGCCGGCATCGGAGAGGCGGCCGCGCACGTGGCCGTAGCGGCGGCGCAGCACAGCGGTGATACGGGTGAGACGACGAGACATCACAACCTCCGGGAGGTGAGGACAAGCGGACGCGCCGGATGCGGTGTCCGCGGCGAAAGGGGTCAGAACGGGGAGGGCAGGACGGTCTGGAAAAGGATCGTGAGGACGGTGGCGATGGTGATGATCGCCGTCCAGAGGATGAGCAGCTCACGTGTGGATCCCATACGAACTCCCCTGCAGGGACGGCGACTAGACGGACAAGATCTTGATGAGGGCGGGTAGAGCGATCAGGGTGACGACGCTCAGCGCGACGACGATCGCGATCAGGTGCAGCCGGTCGGTGTCCCGGGGGTTGCGCGCCGCCGCGGGCTGGTTCAGTGCGACCACGCGGGCGAAGCCGAGCGTGACGGCCAGGGCCCACAGGCCGTACAGAGCGAGCGACATCCGTATCTCCTTCGGGCCAGGTCACAGGTTGAGGATCTTGATGAAGGCGGGCAGGGCGCAGAAGACGACCAGGGACAAGCCGACGGTCAACGCCGGCAGGTCCATCTGCTCGGTGGCCTGGTTGGCGCGGGTTTCGCGGTCGCCTTGGACGGCGGCGTTGAGTAGGTCGACCTGGTTTTCCAGGGTGCGGGTGACGGCGGCCTTCTCCTCGCCGGCGAGTGCCATGGCGCGGGCGGGCCGGGCCAGGTCCTCCACGCCGATCGCCTGGCCGAGTTGGGCCAGCGCGCTCCAGTAGGGCGTGCCGGTCAGCCGGGCGTGCTCGAGGGACTCGCGGATCTGCAAAGCGGGGGTGGTGTCGCCGACCGAGGCGGCGCGCAGCAGCGATTCGCCGGCCGACGCGTTCGCCGAGCGAATCAGGATGAGCCGTTCCAGC
The DNA window shown above is from Streptomyces sp. NBC_01445 and carries:
- a CDS encoding TadE/TadG family type IV pilus assembly protein produces the protein MKHAWVHASRALPLGRCRRTEHLVARTVLGWRAAFSGAAADRGSAALGAAIFTPVFIALLALVIAAGRIQIAQGAADAAARDAARTASLADSPDTAQGEARQAAAESLRRSGLTCSDIAVAVESDGIDAPVGQAATVTATVSCTVPLDDVALPALPGTKTLKSTMTSVVDQWRAR
- a CDS encoding pilus assembly protein TadG-related protein; the encoded protein is MTKPLPRLRAHVRRAVSTLRERRDTGGVELFMPIMAIAIFVMLGLVVDGTGVLNGNSRATYAAQEAARAAGQQIDPGQAITGEAIVVDPDAAAGAAQDYLDAEGLDGDVVVSGDGKTITVTVNDSYDPLFASLLGIDTLPVSGEAKATLLHQPGG
- a CDS encoding TadE/TadG family type IV pilus assembly protein, with the protein product MTRAAGKRHPVPESRWSRLRERLNDHGDSVVEFAVIFPVVLILVFTVIEGALYFHARSVAARAAQVGVDAGRSYDASPDDGAAAARDFLARTGNSVEGSKVAVDSGGNQIAVTVTGTVSSLVPGLEFTVRQRAQAPVEEFR